In Chelmon rostratus isolate fCheRos1 chromosome 4, fCheRos1.pri, whole genome shotgun sequence, a genomic segment contains:
- the slc44a5b gene encoding choline transporter-like protein 5-B: MARKTDIPSSYYGEPRKFDPNFRGPVHNRSCTDVVCCVIFIIVILGYIALGTVAWIHGDPRKVVYPTDSHGQFCGHQNTPNANKAILFYFNMLKCANPAVLINLQCPTTQLCVCKCPDRFATLLDAWNTKNWEYYKQFCKPGFEIGRKSIAEVIRDEDCPSMIVPSRPFLQRCFPDFITRNGILTVANQTIFKDGHNNERSVSDLKDAAKGMASLLNAKEVGMKIFEDYANSWDWILMGLVITMLVSLLFILLLRYTAGVLLWLIIFGVITVVGYGIWHCYWEYSTLSGKPGANVTISDIGFHTDFSIYLQLSQTWLIFMISLSVIEAITVIMLIFLRMRLRIAIALLEEGSRAISYIMSTLFFPVVTFFLLAICIAYWAVTAVFLASSGNAVYKVTPTDDKCMYANLTCSPKTFSQTNITKVCPGSQCMFAFYGGESVYHRYILVLHLCNLFVFLWLVNFTIALGQCTLAGAFASYYWALKKPNDIPACPLYSSFSRAIRYHTGSLAFGSLILAVVQMVRIVLEYLDHKLKGSQNACARFLLCCLKCCFWCLEHFIKFINRNAYIMIAIYGKNFCTSSKDAFFLLMRNVIRVAVLDKVTDFLLFLGKLLISGSVGVLAFFFFTRKIPVIQEEVPSLNYYWVPLLTVIFGSYMIAHGFFNVYAVCVDTLFLCFLWDLEVNDGSTNRPFYMNKSLRHILDKKNVKKASRKVVGRRKT, translated from the exons GTGAGCCACGCAAGTTTGACCCAAACTTCAGAGGCCCTGTACATAACAG gAGCTGTACAGATGTGGTTTGCTGTGTTATTttcatcatcgtcatcctcGGCTACATCGCTCTGGGCACCGTTG CCTGGATCCATGGCGACCCCAGGAAGGTTGTCTATCCAACTGACAGCCACGGCCAGTTCTGTGGCCACCAGAACACCCCCAATGC aaacaaagccATATTATTCTACTTCAACATGTTGAAATGTGCCAATCCTGCAGTTTTAATTAACCTCCAGTGCCCTACAACCCAG ctctgtgtctgcaaGTGCCCTGACAGATTTGCAACTCTCCTGGATGCGTGGAATACCAAAAACTGGGAATATTACAAGCAATTCTGCAAGCCGGGCTTCGAGATTGGCAGAAAG TCCATTGCAGAAGTCATACGAGATGAAGACTGCCCGTCTATGATCGTGCCAAGCAGACCTT tccTTCAGCGGTGCTTCCCTGATTTCATTACAAGAAATGGAATTTTAACCGTAGCCAATCAGACCATCTTCAAAGACGGACACAATAACGAGAGAAGTGTCAGCGACCTTAAAGATGCTGCCAA AGGTATGGCCAGTCTGCTGAATGCCAAAGAAGTTGGCATGAAGATCTTTGAGGATTATGCAAACTCCTGGGACTGGATCCTCAT GGGTCTGGTGATAACGATGTTGGTCAGCCTGCTCTTTATCCTGCTCCTGCGCTACACTGCTGGTGTGCTCCTGTGGCTCATTATCTTTGGTGTCATCACTGTGGTTGGCTACG GTATCTGGCACTGTTACTGGGAGTACAGTACGCTGAGCGGGAAGCCAGGCGCTAACGTTACCATCTCTGATATTGGCTTCCACACAGACTTCAGCATTTATCTTCAGCTCAGCCAAACATGGCTCATCTTCA tgatCTCACTTTCTGTGATTGAGGCCATCACTGTGATAATGCTGATATTTCTGAGGATGAGGCTGCGCATTGCTATTGCGTTATTAGAGGAGGGAAGCAG GGCCATCAGCTACATCATGTCCACTCTCTTCTTCCCTGTCGTAACCTTTTTCCTTCTGGCCATCTGCATCGCTTACTGGGCCGTCACAGCAGT CTTCTTAGCATCATCTGGTAATGCAGTCTACAAGGTCACACCTACTGACGATAAATGCATGTATGCCAACCTCACATGCAGTCCAAAG ACCTTCAGTCAGACCAATATTACCAAAGTGTGCCCCGGGTCGCAGTGCATGTTTGCCTTCTACGGTGGAGAGAGTGTGTACCACCGCTATATATTAGTCCTCCACCTGTGTAATCTGTTCGTGTTCCTCTGGCTGGTCAACTTTACCATTGCGCTGGGCCAGTGCACCCTGGCCGGGGCCTTCGCGTCCTACTACTGGGCCCTGAAGAAGCCAAACGACATCCCTGCCTGCCCACTCTACTCTTCTTTTAGCAGAGCCATACG TTACCACACAGGTTCTCTTGCCTTTGGCTCTCTGATCCTGGCTGTGGTGCAGATGGTCCGTATTGTTCTCGAGTACCTGGATCACAAGCTAAAAG GTTCTCAAAATGCATGCGCTCGATTCCTGCTTTGCTGCCTCAAATGCTGCTTCTGGTGCCTGGAACATTTCATCAAGTTTATAAACAGAAATGCATACATTATG ATAGCAATATATGGGAAGAACTTCTGTACCTCTTCCAAGGATGCTTTCTTCCTCTTGATGAGGAATGTTATTCG CGTGGCTGTCCTGGACAAGGTGACAGACTTTCTGCTCTTCTTGGGAAAACTGCTTATTTCAGGAAGCGTCG gtgttcttgcatttttcttcttcacacGTAAAATACCAGTCATTCAAGAGGAGGTGCCATCCCTAAATTACTACTGGGTACCCCTTCTG ACGGTGATATTTGGATCCTACATGATTGCACATGGGTTTTTTAACGtctatgctgtgtgtgtggacacattATTCCTGTGCTTTT TGTGGGATCTGGAGGTGAACGACGGCTCTACCAACCGGCCCTTCTACATGAACAAAAGCTTGCGACACATCCTGGACAAGAAGAACGTCAAGAAGGCAAGCAGGAAAGTTGTGGGAAGGAGAAAGACTTAA